The sequence below is a genomic window from Gossypium hirsutum isolate 1008001.06 chromosome A11, Gossypium_hirsutum_v2.1, whole genome shotgun sequence.
aaaaaaaatattatatttacttgtaaataaataaataaataaaatgtaaaaaaagacCGTTTGAACTAAATAACCGGAATATGGTGCTTCGGTTGTCATCCTAGTTCGCGAAAAAAGGTGTAACAGCCCCAAACCCTTATCTATCTCCGaaacagggttatggagtattaccagtcatttcaattcaaatataaacattacgcaattaaataacatacatttcgtaaattaatcaatctaatgACCTaacctatttatttatataaatacttTTACCATAATatccaaattaatttaaaaaccaCCATTTGAACCAAATATACGATTATACTAATTTcaaccaaaatataccatttaataGCTATAAcccaaatatatttatataagtaCCAATATTAACTTATACTTCATTTTCAAACATTATCCAAAATGACAAGTataacatcctaggtacatgttgTTTACCAAAAAGAAATGTACATCACcactttgagttcgggatcggctCTGGATGTTGATTCAACGATCTGAATTTACCTAACTTTACCCTGAGTATAAaatcagtggtatttctataatccgaatatgtATTAAGCaaaaatttatattgtttatatatatatatatattaacacaaACATAatcattcaaacaattaatcaatttcttATACATATCATTCATAACACTTTCAATTATCATCTCTTTTATATCAATCTCATAATTGCTATTCAATAACTTTTCATAATAAGatactcaattcaatttcaatattaATATCCTTTTCATGAATCGATGTTTCATGCTATTTCATGCATTTCAATTGCATATTTCATTTCATTGTTCATTCCAATCCATATtcaatatcattcaatacatttcaATAACAATCAATTGTTCAATACAGTTGTacacccctattaacatgactcagactcggatggatacgcggatccaaccaaaacacacgaGTACGACACTCAATGCCTCATCGGCCATGCCGAAGTGAATCGGTACCTAGTACCTCATCGGATTTAATCCGGAGCAATAATACGACACATAGTGCTCATCGAAATTATCCGAAGCAATATTACGACACATATAGTGCCttatcgactcgaggtcgaagtatccctgaacacttccaatcctatggcatgccaactatatccgactcagcccgatacagttaatagggtattcaattcatttCTCAATCCACAGTAATTATACATTTCAATATTAATTTCACAATAGTCACAAATCATCATAatctcaattcaatatcaatataataacaaataatactcaattcaattccattttattcattcaaCACCACAATTattcaatattcaaatatcatattaatcacaaattcacatacattcaattcaatatcaaaacacTAATACTTACCTTAATATCTTTTTATACACATATAATCAAAAtccaacaattaataattaaattcggattatagaaatacaaaccgtatttttTAAAGTCACTCGTCGTTGACTttctctttcccctttttagtcgatgTCTCCAGTTCAACGTTAGCTATGgaaatttaaaacaattaaaatttatcaatacaacacaattcacatcaattatttcaatttctattcaaCTTTTgaataaattctaatttaatccctaactaaaactaatttaattttctttacaatttattctctatttttcATTCAACTACCACTTAAAATCAatttcaactctctaatttcaccataaatccctaattttgaatttctttcaatttagtccctactacataaaacttatgatttgttttacaattcaatcattttctcaattctaacttgaaattctatcaatttaacccctaattcttcaattatttcaacatgaacattatctaAAAAtcaactaactttcaaaatttcaacataaatcaagtagtattttgttctaggattccaaaaacatcaaaattacaagaaaatggactaaattgacttaccaatcaagctttgaACCTTGAAATCcctatttccccttttttttctttctttctatcttCTCCGCTATTTTTCGTTtggctattctgtttcttttctaactttgtttctttatttctttatttaatttgtgttttattatattatattatattatattatattaacttaataattatttcttaaattataagtaaatacatgtattttatttttaccacacaCTTGGCACCTATGGCTTaattgctaatttagtccctcatctttttttattctacaattaaactttcacactttagttaatttaatcattacactaaattaaccttaatttaagctaatttgcctagccaaaacctaattaacctcataattaacttcgtaaatatttattacgAGAATAATGACCCGAAAATGCACTTTTCCAATAACCGTAAATTTTAggtcgttacatttctcccccttaataaatttcatcctcgaaatttacttgaaaaGAGGTGGGGGTACTGAGATCTTATAGtttcttccggttcccaagtcgcttcttcaacACTATGACTtcgccataacactttcactaatggaaCCCATTTATTACGTAACTCTTTTACTGTTCGAGCTAATATCttaactggttcttcttcatacgATAAATCAAGTTGAATTTCTATATCCTCTGTCGAAATAACATgagaaggatccgatctatatcttCTAAGCATAGAAGCATGAAAAACACCATGAATCTTTTGCAATTCTGGAGGCAAAGCCAAACGATAGGCAACTGACCCAACTCTTTCTATaacctcatacgacccaataaaacgaggactcaattttccctttcgaccaaatctcaatattttctttcaaggtgaaactttaagaaatactttatctctAACTGAGTACTCAATATCCcgtcgtttcaagtctgcatatgatttctgtctgttGAAAGCCGCCTTCAATCTATCTCGAAGCTTCTTGACAGTGTCTTCAGTTTCTTGAATCAACTCCGGCCCAATCATTTTTCTTTCACTCCATTCCATCCAACATGCAGGTTATCGACATCtccgaccatataaggcttcatacggagccatctgaatacttgattagaaactattattatacacaaattcaactaATGGTAAGTAATGCTCCCAACATGATTCAAAGTCAATGACACAAactgaagcatatcttctaaaatctgaataaccaaTTTAGATTGCCcgtcagtctgtggatgaaaagctgtaaTAAAGCTAAGTCGAGTTCCAAGAGATTCATGCAACTGCCTCCAAAATCTCAATGTGAACAGTGGATCCCGATCAGAGATTATCGATACAGGaataccatgcaatctcacaatttctcgAATATAAACTTCAGCAAGTTTCTGAAGTGGCCAATCAGTCCTGActgctataaaatgagctgactttgcaagccgatcaacaatcacccaaatagcatttttcttacCTGCTAAAAATGGCAAtcccgttacaaaatccatcgtaatacaatcccatttccactcagtaATGTTAATAAGCTGAAGTAGTCCAGTAAGAACCTGATGCTCTACTTTTATTCGCTGGCAAGTCAAACATTTAGCTACATATTCAACTATATCCCTTTTCATACTTGACCACTAGTAAGATTCCCGTAGATTACAGTACATTTTCGTTCCTCCCGGATGCATTGCAAAAggactatcatgtgcttctcgaagtatcaactctttcaattctgaaACAGCTGGAATACAAATCCGATTACAAAATCTCAGGCAATTATGATCATCAATACTGAAATTCTCTGCCATGCTATTCTGAACCATTTCTTTTATCTTCATCAACTTGTTATCTTCTAGTTGTGCTGACGAGATCTGATCAAACATCGCTGGTTTAACTCTCAATTCAGCCAATAGACTTCCATAATCACTGATACTGAGTTGTGCAAACATTGCTCGTACTTCAATTGCTGCTTTTTAGCTTAatgcatcagctaccacattagccttacccgggtgatagtcaatgacacaGTCATAATCTTCCAGGAGTTCTATCCaccgacgttgtctcaaatttaatttattctGTGACAAaagatatttgagacttttatgatctgtacAAATGTAAcattttcaccatacagataatgtctccatattttcaatgcaaaaatcaCAGCAGCAAGCTCCTGATCTTGTCGGATAATTacgttcatgcggtttcaattggcgagaagcataagctatcacttttacATTTTGCATCAAGACACATCTAAGACCGTTCAATGAAgcgtcactataaatgataaAATCTTTTCCTGACTCTGGTAATGTCAAAACTAGTGCCTTAGTCAACATttgcttcaatttctcaaaactttcttgacattGATCATCCCAAACGAAcggaacattcttttgcaacaactttgTCATTGGTAGAGCTATCTTAGAAAAACCATTCACAAATCTTCGGTAGTAACcagccaaacccagaaaactatGTACATCAGACACATTTCTCAGTGCTTTCCACTGAACAATGGTTTCAATCTtcttcggatcaactctaattccatctaccgaaacaacatgtcccagaaataccACATctgataaccaaaattcacatttgctaagcTTCTCGTATAACTGTTTCTCTCGTAatatttgcaaaacaattctgagATGCTGCTCATGTTCAGATTCAGACTTCGAATAaactagaatatcatcaatgaaaaccactACAAACTGATCTAGGTACGGTTGAAAAATACggttcatgagatccataaaagTAGTCGGAGCATTTGttaattcgaaaggcataactaagaattcataatggtcATACCTTGTACGAAATGCTGTCTTTGGTACATCACTTTTTTTCACCTTTAACTGGCAATATCCCGATCTCAAATAAATCTTTGAAAGCACAAAAGCTCatttcaactggtcaaataaatcatcaatacgaggtaacggatatttattcttgattggcAACTTGTTTAGTCGTCAACAATCAATACATAACCGCATTGAACCGTTTTTCTTCTTGACAAATAGTACTGGAGCTCCCCAAGGTGAAGTACTCGGACGAATAAATCCTCGATCCAATAAGTCTTGCAACTgcactttcaattcttttaacttatCAGGTGACATGCAGTATGGAGGTATTGATATCGGAGCTGTAACAGGGTACActtcaattccaaattcaacctCCTGATCTGGTGGTAATTCCagtaattcttcaagaaaaacatcaAGAAATTCACAAACAGttctaattttacaaattgacttATAATAGAATCTGAATTGATAACATAAGCCAGAAAAGCTACACAACCCTGATGAAGAAGTTTATTAGCCTGAATTGCTGAAATAATACAAGCTAATCCACTAGTCCAAATACCCTTCACCTC
It includes:
- the LOC107923603 gene encoding uncharacterized protein, whose protein sequence is MIGPELIQETEDTVKKLRDRLKAAFNRQKSYADLKRRDIEYSVRDKVIERVGSVAYRLALPPELQKIHGVFHASMLRRYRSDPSHVISTEDIEIQLDLSYEEEPVKILARTVKELRNKWVPLVKVLWRSHSVEEATWEPEETIRSQYPHLFSSKFRG